A genomic window from Spirochaetota bacterium includes:
- a CDS encoding glycosyltransferase, protein MLNILIILLYVFLGILIMFLAIEMMNIVIIRRLGKFPRAKDRSLVSVCIPARDEEKNIGACLDLFLAQDYKNYEVLVIDDNSSDSTWKIISGYAKKHKRIRAFKGKPLPQGWTGKCFACHQLSQHAKGEMLFFTDADTRPMPTLLSATVDGMVSMKADFITGIPHEDAVTFGEKIVMPLMPMGIMLFLPILLAEKLPTSMLAISCGQFLFFRRSCYDAIGGHTAVHDVAVEDVDLGKRVKASGLEWRFVDCTAQHSCRMYTSFLDAVAGLSRSVFGGMGYSVATLAFMVISFAGMFCLPVITLPLSVWVFQSAPLYYLSLIILGLSLLSWGGPIIRFGMPWYLTLLFPVTAAVAVFVFIRSTVLSITGKLEWKGRPLIKHSFHL, encoded by the coding sequence ATGCTGAACATCCTCATCATTCTGCTCTACGTCTTTCTCGGCATTCTTATCATGTTCCTTGCGATCGAGATGATGAACATCGTCATCATTCGCCGGCTCGGGAAATTCCCCCGGGCAAAGGACAGGTCGCTCGTATCAGTATGCATTCCCGCACGCGATGAGGAGAAGAATATCGGCGCCTGTCTTGATCTCTTTCTCGCGCAGGATTACAAGAATTATGAGGTGCTTGTTATCGATGATAATTCGAGCGACAGTACATGGAAGATAATAAGCGGCTACGCGAAGAAGCATAAACGTATCCGTGCCTTTAAAGGGAAGCCGCTCCCGCAGGGGTGGACGGGAAAATGCTTCGCCTGCCATCAGCTTTCGCAGCATGCGAAGGGCGAGATGCTGTTCTTTACGGATGCCGACACACGGCCCATGCCGACGCTCCTGTCCGCTACGGTCGACGGAATGGTCTCAATGAAGGCTGATTTCATCACCGGTATACCGCATGAGGATGCGGTCACGTTCGGTGAGAAGATAGTCATGCCGCTCATGCCGATGGGCATCATGCTTTTCCTTCCGATACTGCTCGCGGAAAAGCTCCCGACATCGATGCTCGCCATATCCTGCGGACAGTTCCTGTTCTTCCGCCGCTCCTGCTATGACGCTATCGGCGGCCACACCGCGGTGCATGATGTCGCTGTCGAGGATGTCGATCTCGGCAAGCGCGTGAAGGCTTCCGGGCTCGAGTGGCGCTTTGTCGACTGCACGGCACAGCATTCCTGCCGCATGTATACGAGCTTTCTCGATGCGGTCGCCGGGCTTTCGCGTTCGGTGTTCGGCGGGATGGGCTACAGCGTTGCGACGCTCGCGTTCATGGTCATTTCGTTCGCTGGCATGTTCTGCCTTCCGGTCATAACGCTTCCGCTGTCGGTGTGGGTGTTCCAGTCCGCGCCGCTCTACTATCTGTCGCTTATCATCCTCGGACTTTCGCTTCTCTCGTGGGGCGGCCCGATAATTCGCTTCGGCATGCCGTGGTATCTCACGCTTCTCTTTCCGGTGACGGCAGCGGTTGCGGTGTTCGTGTTCATCCGCTCGACGGTGCTTTCGATCACCGGGAAGCTTGAGTGGAAAGGGCGTCCGCTCATCAAGCATAGCTTTCATCTTTAA
- a CDS encoding GDSL-type esterase/lipase family protein, translating to MPTPKLENDFYDWYARHEEKKTLVKVHRYDLIFIGDSITHLFEGHIAFKSHGAAVWAEYYGKRNALNLGFGWDRTQNVLWRLANGEFEGQTPKLAVLLIGTNNLSTTPNAHANTPSEICDGIGAITAFMKERSVSTHVLVTGLLPRHTPDSPYRSTIAEINRILQDRFAKEHGFSYIDIGSRFIGERNEIIAERMPDLTHPSESGYREWAEAIETIVEAHVPRKG from the coding sequence ATGCCGACGCCGAAGCTTGAGAACGACTTCTACGATTGGTATGCCAGACATGAGGAAAAAAAGACGCTGGTGAAGGTTCATCGGTACGATCTCATCTTCATCGGTGACTCAATAACACATCTGTTCGAGGGACATATTGCATTCAAGAGCCACGGTGCCGCCGTGTGGGCGGAATATTACGGGAAGCGGAATGCGCTCAATCTCGGATTCGGATGGGATCGCACGCAGAACGTGCTTTGGCGTCTTGCGAACGGTGAATTCGAAGGGCAGACGCCGAAGCTTGCCGTTCTCCTTATCGGCACCAATAATCTCAGTACGACACCGAACGCGCATGCGAATACGCCGTCCGAGATATGCGATGGCATCGGTGCGATAACCGCGTTCATGAAAGAGCGTTCCGTATCGACGCATGTCCTCGTGACAGGGCTCTTGCCGCGGCATACACCGGACAGCCCATACCGAAGCACGATAGCTGAGATCAATCGCATACTGCAAGACCGGTTCGCAAAAGAGCATGGATTTTCATACATCGATATCGGCAGCCGATTCATCGGCGAGCGCAATGAGATCATCGCCGAGCGCATGCCGGACCTTACGCACCCGTCGGAGAGCGGCTATCGGGAGTGGGCGGAAGCGATAGAAACGATCGTTGAGGCGCATGTCCCGCGGAAGGGCTGA